The genomic window GGCCATAGAGAAATGATCCCTGGTGGGAGCCGGTCCGGCGGCAGAGGGTGGCCGCATGGACACCCTCTCGCTCCGTGATCTCGGCCCGAACTGGTACGCCACCGTCATGGGCACCGCGATCGTGGCCAACGCCGGTGCCGTGCTGCCTGTGCAGCCCCTCGGTCTGCGGGCCGCCTGCACGGCGGTGTGGGGGCTGTCGGCGCTGCTGCTGGGGGTGCTGCTCGTCGCCCGCGCCGCCCACTGGATCCACCACCCGGACCGGGCCCGGGCCCATCTCCTCGATCCTGCGGTCGCTCCGTTCTACGGCTGCCTCGCGATGGCGCTGCTCGCGGTGGGGACCGGGACGGTCACGCTCGGCCCGGACGTCGTCGGCGAGGAGACCGCGGTCGTGGCCGGCGCCGTGCTGTTCGCGGTCGGCACGCTCACCGCGCTCGCGGCCGCCGTCGTGGTCCCGTATCTGATGATCACGTACCACCGGCCCGCCCCGGGCAGCGCTTCGCCGGTGTGGCTGCTGCCGGTGGTGGCACCGATGGTGTCGGCCGCGTTCGGCCCGCTGCTGGCGGAGCGGCTGCCGGCCGGCCATGGGCGGGACACCCTGCTGCTGGCCTGCGGGGCGATGGCCGGGCTGAGCGGGCTGGCGGTGCTGGTGACCCTGCCGCTGGTCTTCGCCCGGCTCGTCCACCACGGCCCGCTGCCGCTGGCCCTGGCGCCGACGCTGTTCCTGGTGCTCGGCCCGCTGGGCCAGTCCACGACCGCGGTGGAGAAGCTGGCGGACGCGGGCGGTATGGCCGTCCTGGCCGTCGTCTACGGGGTGCCGGTCATGGGCTTCGCGCTGCTGTGGCTGGCGCTGGCGGGACTCATGGTCGCCAGGGCGCTCCGGCACGGCATGCCGTTCACGATGACGTGGTGGGCGTTCACCTTCCCCGTGGGCACCTGCGTCACCGGCGCGGCGGGGCTGGCGGCGCACACGGACCTGGCGGCGCCGGCGTGGCTCGCGGTGGGGCTGTACGTGTTCCTCGTCGTGGCCTGGGCCGTGGCCGCGACCCGTACGCTGCGCGGTCTGGTCAGCGGAGCGCTGCTCGCAGCGCCTCGGGCGCCGCTGCCAGTGACGGCCCGTACCACGTGAGCATGCGCCCGTCGACGAGGGCGGCGGGCAGCCCGGGGAACGCCTCGGGGCCGTCGTCCGCGGTGAAGCGGTAGGGCTCGTCGGGCAGGACGACGAGGTCGGCGCCGGATGCGTTGAGTTCGTCGAGCGGGATGCGGGGATAGCGCTCCGGGTGGCCGGCGTAGACGTTGCTCACGCCGAGGCGGGCGAGCAGGTCGCCGGCGAAGGTGTCGCGGCCCAGGACCATCCACGGCCGCCGCCACACGGGGACGACCGTGCGCCGCGCCTCGCCCGGTGCGACCGAGGCCCACGCGGCCTCGGCGTCGTCGAGCCAGCGGGGCCGGCCGATGCCGCAGGCGCGCAGGACGCGCTCCAGTTCGGCGAGGGCCTGCGGGAGCGTCCGTACCTCCGTGACCAGGACGTCGAGTCCGGCGGCGCGCAGGGCCGCGAGATCGGGTGCCCGGTTCTCCTCCTCGTTGGCGACGACCAGGTCGGGTCGGAGCGCGACGATCGCGGGGACGTCGGGGTTCTTGGTGCCGCCGACGCGGGCCACGTCGAGTCCGGCGGGGTGGGTGCACCAGTCGGTGACCCCGGCGAGGAGCCCGGGTGCGCTGACGGCGACGGCTTCGGTGAGGGAGGGGACGAGGGACACGACCCGTTTCCTCACGGGCCCGCCTCGATGTGCGCGCCGACACCGACGACGAGGAGGCGGGTGCCGGGCCGGGTGGCGCGCCAGCGGTGGCGTACCCCGCCGGAGAGGTAGAGCGTGTCGCCCTTCTCCAGGCGGTAGGCGCGGCCTTCGGCCTCGACGTCGACGGCCCCGTCGGCGACGTACATCAGCTCGTCGTTGCGGTGCTGGTACTCGCGGTCCGCGTCCTGCTCGCCGGTGTACTCGACGGCGTGCAGCTGGTGGTGGCCGCGCACGAGGCGGCGTACGCCCACTGCGGTGACGGGCACGGCCGCCTCGTCGGCCCGTACGACGTCGACGACCCGGGCGTTGTCCGCGGCGGCGAGCAGCTCGGCGGCCGTGGTCTCCAGCGCGTCGGCGACCCGCTGGAGGGAGCGCATGCTGGGGCGGGCACGTTCGTTCTCGATCTGGCTGAGGAAGGGCACGGAAAGGCCACTGCGCTCGGCCACGGCGGCCAGCGTGAGGTCGAGGGCCCGGCGCCGTCTGCGGACGGCGGAGCCGACGCGAAGTGTTTCCTTGTCTGCCATCGCTGCGCTCCCTCCCTCCCTCTCAGTACCTTACGCAGATTCCCGGCACGGAATCGCACAGTTGTCACAGACGTATCGGAAGGGCCCCGCCACTGTATGTGACGGGGCCCTTCCGGTGGGGGGAGAGAATGGTCTACAGGGGTGCAAGCCGGTCCACGGTGCCCGGGTTCTTCTCCATCCAGGCGCGGACCGCCTCCTCCTCGTGGCCCGTGCCGCGCTTCTGGATCTCGTTCTCCAGTCCCGCGAGCTGCTCCTCGCTCAGCTTGAAGTCCTTGAGCCACTTGGTGAGCTGCGGGTACTGCTTCGGGAACTCCTTGCTGGCGACCGTGTGGATGCGGTCGCCCTCGCCGAAGAGCTTCTGCGGGTCCTTCAGCTTGGTCAGCCCGTACTCGTTGTAGGCCCAGTGAGGGGTCCACAGCATGACGGCGATGGGCTCCTTCTTCGCGTACGCGCGCTTCAGCTCGGCGAGCATGCCGGGCGTGGAGCTGTCGACGACCTCGTACTCACCGTCCAGGCCGTAGCCGGGCAGGACCTTGTTCTTGAGGATGTTCATGGTCTCGGTGCCGGGCTCGATGCCGATGATCCGGCCCTTGAACTCACCGCCGCGGCCCTTGAGATCATCGAGCGAGTCGACGCCCTTGACGTACGACGGGACCGCGATCTCCAGCGACGTCGGGCCGTACCAGGAGCCGATGTCGGTGAGGCTGTCGGAGTACTTGTCCCAGTACTTCTTCTGGGTGCTGGGCAGCCAGCCGTCGAACTGGACGTCGATCTGGCCGCGGGACAGGGCCGTGTACATGGGGCCGACCTCGAACTGCTTGAGGTTCATCGTGTACCCGCGCTCCTCCAGGACCGCCTTCCACAGGTAGGTGGCGGCGATGTCCTCCTCCCACGGGAACCAGGCGACGTTGAGGGCGCGGTCGCGCTCGTCCTTGCCGTCGGCGGTCTTGCCGGCCTTGGCGACCGGGGTCCACTTGTCGGCGAGGCCCGGGTTGTCCTTCAGCCAGGCGCGGACGGCGTCCTGCTCCTTGCCCTTGCCGGTCTCCTGGATCTTCGCCTCCAGACCGGTGAGCTGCGCCTCGGTCATCTTGAAGTTCTTGAGCCAGGTGGCGACCTGCGGGTTCTCCGCGGTGAAGCCCTTGCGGGCGAGGGTGTGGACGCCGTCGCCCTTGCCCCAGGTGCCCTTGGGGTCCTTGAGCTTCTTCAGGTCGTACGTGCTGTACGCCCAGTGCGGCGACCACAGGGTGGTGACGATGGGCTCCTTCTTGTCGTACGCGCGCTTCAGCTCGGCGAGCATGCCGGGCGTGGAACCGTCGACGACCTCGTACTCGCCCTCCAGGCCGTACTCCTTGAGGACCTTGTCCTTGAGGATGCCCATCATTCCGGCGCTCGGCTCGATGCCGATGATGCGGCCCTTGAACTCACCGCCGCGGCCCTTGAGGTCCTCGAGCGAGTCGACGCCCTTCATGTACGCGGGAACGGACAGCTCCAGCGAGGTGGGGCCGTACCAGGAGCCCATGTCCTCCAGCTTGTCCTGGTACTTGTCCCAGTACTGCGCGTGGGTGACGGGCAGCCAGGAGTCCGTCTCGAAGTCGATCTGGCCGCCGGCGAGACCGGTGTAGAGCGAGCCGGCCTCCAGCTGCTTGGTCTCGACCTCGAAGCCGCGCTGCTCCAGCATCTCCTTCCAGAGGAAGGTGGAGGCGATGCCCTCGTCCCAGGGGATGTAGCCCATGGAGATCTTCTTGCCCTGGCCGACGTTGGTGGCGTCCGTGGCGTCGGCGCTCTTGGTGCCGCCGAAGAGGCCCATGCCGCCCGCGACGAGCGCGAGGACCACGACGCCGGTGACGGCGACGACGGGCTGGGGGCGGTAGTTCCAGATCTTCACCCCGCCGGCCAGGGCCTTCGCCTTGGCGAGGGCGCGGCGGCCGAGCGGAGAGACCTGGCGGCCGAGCGCGCCGGTGATCCGGTCCAGGTACATGGCGAGAATGACGATGGAGATGCCGGCCTCGAAGCCGAGGCCGATGTCGACGTTGCCGATGGCGCGGTAGACGGCACCGCCGAGACCGCCGCCGCCGACCATGCCGGCGATGACGACCATGGACAGGCCGAGCATGATGACCTGGTTGATACCGGCCATGATCGTGGGCAGCGCGAGCGGCAGCTGGACGCGTACGAGGGTGTTGCGCGGGGTCGTACCGAACGCCTCCGCCGCCTCGACGAGCTCCTTGTCGACCTGGCGGATGCCGAGCTCGGTCATCCGCACGCCCGGCGGCAGGGCGAAGACGATGGTGGCGATGATGCCGGGGACCACGCCGACGCCGAAGAAGATGATGCCGGGGATCAGATAGACCATGGCCGGCATGGTCTGCATGAAGTCCAGGACCGGCCGGGTCACGGCGCTGACGGCCTTGGAGCGGGACGCCCAGATGCCGAGCGGGACCGCGATCACGAGCGTGACGATCGTGGCGACGAGAACGAGCGAGAGGGTCGACATGGCGTCGTCCCACAGCTCGACGGAGTCGATCAGCGCGAATCCGGCGAAGGCGAGGACGCCCGCGAGCAGGCCGCGCAGCCACCAGGCCACGACGGCGAGCATGCCGGCGAAGAGCAGCGGCGCGGGTGCGGAGAGCACGGCGTCGATGCCGTCGTACATGCCGGTGACGAACTGGCTGATGGCGTCGAACAGCCAGGAGAGGTGGGCCTGGAGCCAGTCCACGCTGCTGTCGACCCACTGGCCGAGGTGGAGCCTAGGCATGGGCGGCCACCTCCTTGCCGGCTGCGGCGCCGTCGGCGGCCGTGACGCCGCCCTGCGGGCTCTGCGCCGGGATCTCCGGCTTCATCGGCTCGCCGAGCACGGCGAGCAGCCGGGCGCGCGGGACGACACCGATGAGCTCGCCGTCGTCGTCGGTGACGGCGACGGCGACGCCGCTGGCGGAGCAGGGCGTGAACAGCTCGATGATCGGGGCGTCGGCGGAGACGACGGCGGGCGCGGCCGCGATCACGTCCTGTGCGTCACGGAGCTCCTTGCCGCCGTCCGTCCTGGTGCCGAACGCCGTCTCGGGATCGGCCATGATCGCACCGGCGGTCAGCACCCGGGAACGGTCGACGTCCTGGGTGAAGGACGCGACGTAGTCGTTGGCGGGCGTGACGAGGATGTCCTCGGCCGTGCCGAGCTGGACGATCCGGCCGTCGCGCATCACCGCGATCCGGTCGCCGAGGCGCATGGCCTCGTTGAGGTCGTGGGTGATGAAGACGATGGTCTTCTTGAGCGTCTTCTGGAGTTCGAGGAGCTGGTCCTGCATGTCGCGGCGGATCAGCGGGTCGAGGGCGCTGAAGGACTCGTCCATCAGCAGGAGGTCCGCGTCGGTGGCGAGCGCGCGGGCGAGGCCGACGCGCTGCTGCATACCGCCGGAGAGCTCGTCGGGCCAGGACTTCTCCCAGCCGGCGAGGCCGCACAGCTCCAGCGCCTCGGCGGCACGGCGCTCGCGCTCGGCACGCGCGACGCCCTGCACCTCGAGGCCGTAGCCGGCGTTCTCCAGCACGCTGCGGTGCGGGAACAGCGCGAAGTGCTGGAAGACCATGCTGATCTTGGTGGAGCGCACGGCGCGCAGGTCGCGGGGGCTCAGGGTGGTCAGGTCCTGGCCGTCGAAGAGTACGCGTCCGGCGGTCGGCTCCAGCAGCCCGTTGAGCATCCGCAGCAACGTGGACTTGCCGGATCCGGAGAGACCCATGACGACGAAGATCTGGCCGGGCTCGACGGTGAAGGAGGCGTCGATCACGGCCGCGGTCGTTCCGTCGGCACGGAGCTCGTCGCGGCCGACGCCGTTCTCGAGTTTCCGCACCGCCTGGTCGGGTCGTTTGCCGAACACCTTGTACAGGTGCTCGGCTTCAAGCCTGGACACATAAACCTCACGTTTCGAACCGAAGACGGCCCGCATCCCCCGCCTGCGGGCCGTGGAGCGTGCGGGTTCGGCCCGCTTCCCCACGGTTCGCTCCGCGTTCCAGCCGTCAGGACTGGTTGAAGGCGCAAACAGGGTCCGCTCCGGCGTCGCGCCTGCCCCGGCTTCCCGAGGACAAACGCAAGAGTGATCCAGTTCACGTGCAGGTCACCGGCAGGCCGTGCGTCCGTGGCAGCCGAGGCAGCCGTCCGTGGCGCGCGGACCCGGTCGCTGTCAGTGGGTTGCGGCATCATCGGGACTGTGACGCGACGCCTGATGCTCCTCGACACCGCTTCCCTCTACTTCCGCGCCTATTTCGGGGTCCCCGACTCCGTGCGCGCGCCCGACGGCACACCGGTCAACGCGGTGCGCGGGCTGCTCGAATTCATCACCAGGCTGGTCCAGGACCACCACCCCGACGAGCTGGTGGCCTGCATGGACGCCGACTGGCGGCCGCACTGGCGGGTGGAGCTGATCCCCTCGTACAAGGCGCACCGGGTCGCGGTGGAGACCGAGACGGGCCCGGACCAGGAGGAGATCCCGGACACCCTGTCCCCGCAGGTCCCGGTCATCGAGGAGGTGCTCGACGCGCTCGGCATCGCCCGGGTCGGCGTCGCAGGGTACGAGGCGGACGACGTCATCGGCACGCTCACCGGCCGGGCGACGGGCCCGGTCGACATCGTGACGGGCGACCGCGACCTCTACCAGCTGGTGGACGACGCACGGGGCATCCGCGTGCTCTACCCCCTCAAGGGCGTCGGGATGATGCAGGCCACGGACGAGGCCGTGCTCCGCGAGAAGTACGGGGTCGACGGGCCCGGCTACGCGGACCTGGCGCTGCTCCGCGGGGACCCGAGCGACGGGCTGCCGGGCGTGCCGGGGATCGGTGAGAAGACGGCGGCGAAGCTGCTGGACGCGTTCGGGGACCTGGCCGGGATCATGGCGGCTATCGACGACCCGGCGTCGAGGCTCACACCGGCGCAGCGCAAGCGGCTGGACGAGGCCCGGGACTACGTCGCGGTCGCGCCGAAGGTTGTGCGAGTGGCCGGGGACGTGCCGCTGCCCGACTTCGAGCCCGCGCTGCCGAAGGAACCGCGGGATCCGCAGCGGCTGGAGGAGCTGGCGGCGCGATGGGGGCTGGGGCGCGTCGTGAACCGGTTGCTGGTGGAGCTCCGGGCGTGATGTTAACTTAGGCAAACCTAAGTACCACACCATCCCGGGAGACCGCCGTGGCAGAGACCCCCGCCCGCAAGGCACCGCAGGCCCATGAGGCGCAGGTGCTGCGCACGGAACGGATCACCCCGCACATGGTGCGCGTCGTGCTCGGCGGCGAGGGGCTGTCCTCGTTCGCCACGGACGGCTCGACGGACGCGTACGTGAAGGTCCTCTTCCCGGTGCCGGGCGTGGACTACCCGGAGCCGTTCGACATGGCCCGGATCCGCGAGGAGCTGCCGCGCGACCAGTGGCCGGGCAACCGCACCTACACGGTGCGGTCGTGGGACCCGGTCCACCGCGAGCTGACGATCGACTTCGTCGTCCACGGCGACGAGGGCCTGGCGGGCCCCTGGGCGGCCCGCGTCCGCCCGGGCGAGACCGTCCGGCTGCTCGGCCCCGGCGGGGGTTACACCCCCGACGCCTCGGCCGACTGGCATCTGATCGCGGGCGACGAGAGCGCGCTGCCGGCGATCGCCGCGGCGCTGGAGCAGATGCCGGCGGGTGCGGTGGTCCACGCGTTCGTCGAGATCTCCGGCCCGGAGGAGGAGCAGAAGATCGCGACGCCCGACGGCATCACGGTCACCTGGCTCCACCGCGGCGCCCGCCCGGTGGGCGAGGCCCTCATCGCGGCCGTCCGCGACCTGGACTTCCCCGACGGCGACGTCCACGCCTTCGTCCACGGCGAGGCGGGCGCGGTGAAGGAACTCCGCCGCCACCTGAGGCTGGACCGCGGCATTCCGGCCGCCCGCCTGTCGATCTCCGGTTACTGGCGGCTGGGCAAGTCGGACGAGGCATGGCGCGAGATCAAGCGCGACTGGAACGCGCAGGTGGAACGCGAGACGGAGGCGTAGCGCCTCCGGCGGGGGGGGGTGCGGTGTTGCCCGATGGCGTTTTGCTGGGCCGGGGTTTTTATCCTCAAGCGCCGGACGGGCTTGGGGTGTGCGGTGTTGCCGTGTGTCGGGTTGGCACCCGGGGTTCTTTGTCCTCAAACGCCGGACGGGCTTGGGGTGCGCCGGTGGGTGGTCCGGTCCGGGGCCCCTCCGGGCTCGACTCCTCGGAGGCGGCGGCGTACAGGTTTCGCCGGGCTGCGAACCCGGCGCCGGCCGCCACCTCCTGCGGGGCCGACCCTGCACGGCCCCGCCCCGGGCGCCGCCCCCGGGCGCGGGTGGATGGGTGGTTGTCGTGCCCGCGGGTCGTTGCTCGCCTGCGGGCCGGTGGGTGGTTTGTGCCCACCCGTCCCGCCCTGCGGGACGACTGCCCACAAACCAGCCCGACCGCCGGGGTCAACCACGGCCGGTGCCCTGACCCGGGGGTCGTGGAGGGGTCGTGTTCGGGACACTAAAGCGTGATTTGTGGCACGCAACACGTGCGGCCAGGGCACGACTCCGGGTGGCGTGCCGTAAATCATGCCGTCCCGAATGCGAGCCCCGCAGCGACACCCGGACGGCAACCGTCCGCCACCGGATGACCCCGACACCCCCAGCCCGTCCGGCGCTTGAGGACAAAGAACCCCGGGCAACCACATCGCCCCCGGGCAACACCGCACACCCAAGCCCGTCCGGCACAACGCCAACCAACCCGGCACCGGGCAAGCCCGGGCAAGCCTCTCAGCCCCGCCCGGACAAGGTCAGTGCGAGCTGCGTCAGATCGGGGGTGCGCAGGATGCGGCCGCCGTGGCCCGGGAGGGGGACGTGGAGCGGGGCCGTCCAGCGCACCGGGATCGTCGCGGCACCGTAGACCGCGCCTGCAAGCGCGCCCGTGACCGCCGCGAACGTGTCCGTGTCACCGCCCAGGTCGATCGCCACGCCCAGCGACTCCTCGAACGACGACGTCGTACGCAAGGCCCACAGCGCCGAACCCAGGCACGGCCACACCGCGCCGTTGAACTCGGTCGCGTCGTCCGGGTGCCACCCAGACGCCAGCACCACCGACCAGCGCTCCCGATGGTCCTCATGCACCTCGGCCAACGCCTCGGGCACGGCGTCCAGCGGGTCGCCTCCGGCGAGCGCGACCCGGATCAGTTCGTGGAGCACCGCCGTGCCATCCCACGCCGCGCGGTCCCCGTGGGTCAGGGCCGCGATGCGGCGGGCGGCGGCCATCGTCACGGCGCGCCCCGCGTCCGAGAAGTACACCGCCGACGTGGCCGCCCGCATCAGCGAACCGTTGCCCGCCGCCCGGCCGTTGACCTGGAAGTGCAGCGCGGCCGCGAGGTCCCACGGCTCGCCACTGCCGAGTACCTGCTCCGTCTGGAGGCCGATGTCCTTCGGATCGCCCTCGGCCCAGCGTCGGAACCGGTCGAACATGTCCGCGGGGTCGAATCCGCCCCGTTCCAGCAGGGATTCGCCCACGAGCACGGCCATCTGCGTGTCGTCGGTCGCCTCGCCGGGATCCCAGCCACCGCCGCCGCACATCTCGCCGACGCCGTCCGGGAACCGGGCCGTGTACACGCCCGCGAGCCCGAACTCGAAGGGTGCGCCCAGCGCATCGCCCACCGCCGAGCCGAGCACGGCTCCGACCGCCCTGTCCGTATGGTCGTCCACCCCAGCCATCGGGTCAGCGTACGCGCCCGCGCAGGGCCCGGTACGCCGCCCCCGTTGCCACTGACGCGCCCACGAAGAGCACGGTGAACCACTGGAAGTACCAGTGGCCACCCGAGGGGTCGTACACCTCCGCGCGGGGCCAGGCGAGGTTCACCGTCATGGCCAGGCCGTAGAGCAGGGCCAGAGCGTTGACCGGGAGGCCCCAGCGGCCGAGGGAGAAGAGGGGGCGGCCCGTCTCGTCCCGGGTTTCCGCGGGCGAGGCCGGGGACGAGGCGGTGGTGGGCCACTGGCCGCGCAGGCGGCGGACGAGCATCGGCCCGGTCACCATCGCGTACGCGAGGTACACCATGGCGATGCACGTCGTGCCGATGGCCAGAAGTGCTTCGGGCGAGAGGAAGTTGAGGAGCAGCAGCAGCCCGGCCAGCAGGCCCACGGCGACCGCGGCGGCCGCCGGCATTCCGGTGCGGACCGGGACCTTGGCGAGGGTGGGTGAGAAGGGCAGGCGGCGGTCGCGGGCCATCGCGTAGAGCATGCGGGTCGCCGAGGTCTGGATGGCGAGCGTCGCGGCGCAGACGGCGAGGGCGACGTCCGCGAGCAGGACCTTGCCGAGGCCGTCGCCGAGCGTGCTGGTGAGGACGTACGAGAGGCCCTCGCCGGCCAGCCGTCCGTCCACCAGGCTCGGCGCGGCGAGCAGGCCGCCGAGGAGGAGCAGTCCGCCGCACACGCCGGAGGTGGTGAGCGCGGAGAAGGTGGTGCGCGGCGCGGTGCGCCGCGGGTTGACCGTCTCCTCGCTCATCTCGCTCGCGCTCTCGAAGCCGATGAGGACGTACGCCGCCGTGAACGAGCCGATCAGCAGCGCCCCGATCGCACCGCCTGCCCCGCCGGTCTCCAGGACGATCCCCGGGTCGCGCTCGGCATGGGTGATCAGCAGGGTCACGATGAGGGCGACGCCGATGATCTCTGCGGTGACGCCGATGGTGTTGACGGCCGTGAGGATCCGGTTGTCGAGGACGTTCACGACGGTCGTGAGGGTGAGCAGGATCAGGCCCAGGAGCGCCGCGTTGGCCGCACCGCTCGCCGATGTCGGCGCCGGGTCGCCGCCGACGAGCTGGAAGCCGGACCAGATCGCGGGCAGGACGGCCTGGAGGGCGAGCGCCGCAGCGCCCACGACGACCACGCGTCCGATGACCATGAGCCAGCCGGCGTACCAGCCGAAGGCGGGGCCGCTGAGCCGGGTCGACCACTGGTAGACGGCGCCCGCGAGCGGGTAGCGCGCGGCGAGTTCGGCGAAGCAGGCGGCGACGAGGAGCTGGCCTGCGAGGACGACGGGCCAGGTCCAGAAGAAGGCGGGCCCGCCGAAGGAGTAGCCGAGGGCGAAGAACTGGAAGACGGTCGTCAGTACGGAGATGAAGGAGAAGCCGGCGGCGAAGGACGCGTACCGGCCCATCCGCCGCCGCAGTTCCTGCTGGTAGCCGAAACCCGCGAGCGCGTGCTCGTCCGGGGTGCGGGCGGTGTCCGTCCCGGCTGTGGGTGCGGTCGCGGTCATGGCAGCCCCTGTCGGCTCGATTCCTGTCGGGCGACAGAAATTAGGGACGGGCTGTTTCGACGGAATGTCCCGGACGTGTCGGGGCAGGGCCGAACTCCTCACGGCCCCGCCCTGCACTGTGCGTACAGCCCTCGGCAGCGGGAGGCGGCAGACCGCGGCGATACGCGGCGGAAGGCGGCCCAACCCAGCGGCCACGCAGCGACACGCACAGGCACGCACCCGCACAGGCACGCACCGGCACGCACCCGCACGCACCCGCACGCACCGGAAGTGGTCTACGCCGCAGGAAAATTCAGCAGTGCCAGCGGCTCGGACGTCGGTGCCTGTGAGCCGCCCGCCGGCTCCACCGTGACGCCCATCGCGGTGGCCCGGCCCACCGATCCGTCCATCAGCAGGGCCTCGGGCTCCCCTTCAGAGTCCAGCAGCCCGGCCGGACGCATCGTCCCGCCGTCGGCGAACCACAGCTGGTACACCTTGCCGGCGCCGGGCCGCGGCAGCCCGGCCGCCAGGAAGACCGCCCGGTCCCGCTCGCGCGACACGGCCACCGTGCCGGTGGCGCCGTCGTCGCCGAACACCGTGGTGCTGCTCCGCACGTCGGGCGCCGTCAGCACCTGGGCCAGCACACCGGCCTGCTGCTGCGCCCGGCGGGCCTCGGCCAGCGCCTCGTCGGCGGCGCGCTGCTGCCACACAGCGACACCGCCGAGTCCGGCGACGGCCGCGAGGCACGCGGCGAGGACGAAGGCGGTGAGCCTGCTCCGCCCGCCGGTCCCGACCGGGCGGACCCGGGGCCCGGCGGCCGCCCCGTCGCCGACCAGCGGCGGCTCCTGACGCACCGTCGCGATCCGCCCGAGCACCTGGGCCTTCATCGCGGGCGGCGGCGTCTCGGTGACGGCGAGCCCGAGCCGTACCGCCGTGGCGCCGAGTTCCCGCACTTCCTGGGCGCAGGCAGTGCACGCGGCCAGGTGCCGCTCGAACCGCGCGCGTTCCCGCTCGCCGAGCGCGTGGAGCGCGTACGCGCCGGTCAGGGTGTGCAGTTCGGCGTCCCGGCCCGCGGTGCTCATGCGTTCACCCCCAGGCAGTCGCGCAGCCGTATCAGCCCGTCGCGCATCCGGGTCTTCACCGTGCCCAGAGGGACGGCCAGCAGCTCCGCCACTTCGCGGTAGGCGAGCCCGCGGTAGTAGGCGAGCGTCACCGACTGGCGCTGGAGCTCGGTGAGGGTGCGCAGACAGCGCCGTACCTGCTCGCGTTCCAGCCTGGCCTCGACCTGTTCGACGACCTCGTCGAAGGCTCGTGCCCCACCGAGCCGGGCCGCCTTCTGCTCCCGGTCGGCAGCCGCCTGGGCGGAGCGCACGCGGTCCACGGCACGCCGGTGGGCGAGTGTGAGCGTCCAGGTCAGCGCGGGGCCGCGGGACGGCTGGTAGCGGGCGGCGGTGCGCCAGAGCTCGACGAGCACCTCCTGCGTCACCTCTTCCGACTGCGCCGGATCGCGCAGCACGCTCCGCACGACGCCGAGCACGGGCCCGCAGACGGCGTCGTACACCTGCGAGAACGCCTCCTGGTCGCCGCGTGCGACGCGTACGAGCAGCTCGTCGAGGTCCGGACCCGCCGGCGGCGCCCCGGCGATCCGTACGGCTTCCTTCACGCGCGCTCCCCTCGCCCGCACCGGCGAGCCTGTGTCCACCCAATACCGTGTCCACCCCATATACGGAGCGGAAGCCTGCGTCGACTGCCGTTCCGGAGAACTTTCTACTCGTCGGGGCGCGTTCGGGGGAGGGCTTCGCCGAGGCCCGCGATCCGCAGCGCCGCGTCCGCCGTCGCCGCCGCGAAGGAGCTCACGGCCCGCTCCGGGTCGGAGCGGTGGATGAGGATGACACCTTCGATGAGCCCGAAGACCAGGTCGGTGCGGAGTGCGAGTTCA from Streptomyces formicae includes these protein-coding regions:
- a CDS encoding 5'-3' exonuclease — translated: MLLDTASLYFRAYFGVPDSVRAPDGTPVNAVRGLLEFITRLVQDHHPDELVACMDADWRPHWRVELIPSYKAHRVAVETETGPDQEEIPDTLSPQVPVIEEVLDALGIARVGVAGYEADDVIGTLTGRATGPVDIVTGDRDLYQLVDDARGIRVLYPLKGVGMMQATDEAVLREKYGVDGPGYADLALLRGDPSDGLPGVPGIGEKTAAKLLDAFGDLAGIMAAIDDPASRLTPAQRKRLDEARDYVAVAPKVVRVAGDVPLPDFEPALPKEPRDPQRLEELAARWGLGRVVNRLLVELRA
- a CDS encoding siderophore-interacting protein, with the protein product MAETPARKAPQAHEAQVLRTERITPHMVRVVLGGEGLSSFATDGSTDAYVKVLFPVPGVDYPEPFDMARIREELPRDQWPGNRTYTVRSWDPVHRELTIDFVVHGDEGLAGPWAARVRPGETVRLLGPGGGYTPDASADWHLIAGDESALPAIAAALEQMPAGAVVHAFVEISGPEEEQKIATPDGITVTWLHRGARPVGEALIAAVRDLDFPDGDVHAFVHGEAGAVKELRRHLRLDRGIPAARLSISGYWRLGKSDEAWREIKRDWNAQVERETEA
- a CDS encoding ADP-ribosylglycohydrolase family protein; translation: MAGVDDHTDRAVGAVLGSAVGDALGAPFEFGLAGVYTARFPDGVGEMCGGGGWDPGEATDDTQMAVLVGESLLERGGFDPADMFDRFRRWAEGDPKDIGLQTEQVLGSGEPWDLAAALHFQVNGRAAGNGSLMRAATSAVYFSDAGRAVTMAAARRIAALTHGDRAAWDGTAVLHELIRVALAGGDPLDAVPEALAEVHEDHRERWSVVLASGWHPDDATEFNGAVWPCLGSALWALRTTSSFEESLGVAIDLGGDTDTFAAVTGALAGAVYGAATIPVRWTAPLHVPLPGHGGRILRTPDLTQLALTLSGRG
- a CDS encoding amino acid permease — encoded protein: MTATAPTAGTDTARTPDEHALAGFGYQQELRRRMGRYASFAAGFSFISVLTTVFQFFALGYSFGGPAFFWTWPVVLAGQLLVAACFAELAARYPLAGAVYQWSTRLSGPAFGWYAGWLMVIGRVVVVGAAALALQAVLPAIWSGFQLVGGDPAPTSASGAANAALLGLILLTLTTVVNVLDNRILTAVNTIGVTAEIIGVALIVTLLITHAERDPGIVLETGGAGGAIGALLIGSFTAAYVLIGFESASEMSEETVNPRRTAPRTTFSALTTSGVCGGLLLLGGLLAAPSLVDGRLAGEGLSYVLTSTLGDGLGKVLLADVALAVCAATLAIQTSATRMLYAMARDRRLPFSPTLAKVPVRTGMPAAAAVAVGLLAGLLLLLNFLSPEALLAIGTTCIAMVYLAYAMVTGPMLVRRLRGQWPTTASSPASPAETRDETGRPLFSLGRWGLPVNALALLYGLAMTVNLAWPRAEVYDPSGGHWYFQWFTVLFVGASVATGAAYRALRGRVR
- a CDS encoding anti-sigma factor; amino-acid sequence: MSTAGRDAELHTLTGAYALHALGERERARFERHLAACTACAQEVRELGATAVRLGLAVTETPPPAMKAQVLGRIATVRQEPPLVGDGAAAGPRVRPVGTGGRSRLTAFVLAACLAAVAGLGGVAVWQQRAADEALAEARRAQQQAGVLAQVLTAPDVRSSTTVFGDDGATGTVAVSRERDRAVFLAAGLPRPGAGKVYQLWFADGGTMRPAGLLDSEGEPEALLMDGSVGRATAMGVTVEPAGGSQAPTSEPLALLNFPAA
- a CDS encoding sigma-70 family RNA polymerase sigma factor codes for the protein MKEAVRIAGAPPAGPDLDELLVRVARGDQEAFSQVYDAVCGPVLGVVRSVLRDPAQSEEVTQEVLVELWRTAARYQPSRGPALTWTLTLAHRRAVDRVRSAQAAADREQKAARLGGARAFDEVVEQVEARLEREQVRRCLRTLTELQRQSVTLAYYRGLAYREVAELLAVPLGTVKTRMRDGLIRLRDCLGVNA